The DNA window CGGCGCGCAGGCGCGCGACGATCGCCACCGCTTTGGCGCGCAGCGCTTCGTCGTCATACACGTGGTTTTCGCCGCCGAACAGCGCGTTGATGGTCTCGTGCAGGCCGATATAGCCCAGCGAAATTGAAGCGCGGCCGTTCTTGAATATGTCGGCGATGTTATCGTCGGCCTTGAGCCGCACGCCGCAGGCGCCTTCCATGTACAAGATTGGCGCCACCCGCGCCTTGATGCCTTCCAGCCGGGCGATGCGCGTCATCAGGGCCTTTTTCGCCAGCTGCAGGCGCTGATCCAGCAGCGCCCAGAAGCGCGACTCATCGCCCATCGCCTCCAGCGCGATGCGCGGCAGGTTGAGGCTGATGACGCCGATGTTGTTGCGGCCGTCGTGCACCAGTTCGCCGTCCTGCTCGTAGGTGCCGAGGAAGCTGCGGCAGCCCATCGGCGTTTTGAACGAGCCGGTGACCTTCACCACCTGATCGTAGTTGAGGATGTCCGGGTACATGCGCTTGCTGGCGCACTCCAGCGCCAGCTGCTTGATGTCGTAGTTCGGATCGCCGTACTGGTGGTTGAGGCCGTCGCGGATGGCGAACACCAGCTTGGGGAACACGGCGGTCTTGCGGTTTTTGCCCAGCCCGGCGATGCGGTTTTTCAGGATCGAGCGCTGGATCAGGCGCGACTCCCAGCTGGTGCCGAGGCCGAAGCCGAAGGTGACGAACGGCGTCTGGCCATTGGCGGTGTGCAGGGTGTTGACCTCGTACTCCAGCGACTGGAAGGCGTCGTAACACTCTTTCTCGGTGCGCGCCATGGCATAGCCTTTGGCGTCCGGGATCTGCCATTCCTCCGCCACCTGCAGGTGTTTGCGGAAGCTCTCGTCGACGAACGGCGCCAGAATTTCATCGATGCGGTTGATGGTGGTGCCGCCATAGATATGGCTGGCAACCTGGGCGATGATCTGCGCGGTCACGGCGGTGGCGGTGGAGATCGACTTCGGCGGCTCGATTTCGGCGTTGCCCATCTTGAAGCCGTTGGTCAGCATGCCTTTCAGATCGATCAGCATGCAGTTGAACATCGGGAAGAACGGTGAGTAGTCGAGATCGTGGTAGTGAATTTCGCCGCGTTCATGGGCCAGCACCACGTCGCGTGGCAGGATGTGCTGCTTGGCGTAGTGTTTGGCGACGATGCCCGCCAGCAGGTCGCGCTGGGTGGGGATCACCTTGCTGTCCTTGTTGGCGTTCTCGTTCAGCAGCGCGCGGTTACTCTGCTCGACCAGGCCGCGAATCTCCTGGTTCAGGCGGCCGCGCAGCTCGCGCGCCACGTCGCGATCGTGGCGGTATTCGATATAGGCGCGCGCCAGCTGTTTGTACTCGCCGGCCATCAGCTGGTTTTCCACCGCCTGCTGGATCTCGTGGATATCGACGCGCGGCTGCTGCTCCATGCGCTGAGCGACCACGCGGGCGACGGTGGCGCAGTAGTCGGCGTCGACCACGCCCACCGCCAGCGCGGCGCGCTCGATGGCCTGCGCGATGCGCGCTTCGTCAAAAGGTACCTGGCAACCGTCCCGCTTAATCACTACTGGTTTCACGTTGTACTCCTTGTTCCCCGAGGGAGCGTTCATACCCGCCTGGCGTGGCGAGCAACCGTCAAATTTCGCTTATCCACAGGGCAAAGCCGCAGCGCGCAAGGGCTGTGGCGGCGTGTGGATGATTTTGTGGATAACTACTATATATAGGTGTTCGCAATTCTTAATGCACTATATATAGATATTGGCGCGATTCTTTTGATGTAGGACAAGGAAATCGGAAGAGCGTGCGCAAGCTGAACAGTCGTCAATCGCTCACTGGCCGATCGCGAAAATGTTCCAGCAGAAAGTCGACCCAGACGCGCACCCGCGGCGGCAGATCCGCCGAGGCGTAATAGAGCCACAGCTGCACCGGGCGCGGCCAGCACTCCGCCAGCACCGGCCGCAGCGTGCCCTGCTCAAAGTGCTTTTCGAGGTACCAGCGCGCCAGGTTGACGATGCCCAGCCCGGCCAGCGCCGCATCCAGCAACATTTCCGGGCGGCTCACCACCAATCGGCCGTTCAGATCCAGCGCCAGCGTTTCACCCTGATGGCGCAGCTGCCATTTGACGTGGCGGCCGTTGCTGGGGTTACGGTGCAGCAGGCAGTCGTGCCGCAGCAGGTCGTGTGGCGTTTGCGGTTCACCGCGCCGCGCCAGATAGTCGGGCGACGCCGCCAGCACCATGTGCATCGGGTAGAGCGGGCGGGCCACCAGCCGGCTGTCGGGATCGACCCGGCTGCCGATGCCGACGTCGAAACCTTCGCCCACCAGATTCACCACCCGGGCGTCCAGCGACAGATCGAGATCGATCTGCGGGTAGCGCTCCAGAAATTGCGGGATCAACGGCATCAGCATCTGGCGGCCGAAGCCGGGGATCATCGTGACGCGCACCACCCCGGCCGGCGCCTGCCGTTCGCCGCCGGCGCTTTCCAGCGTCGCCGCCAACGCCTGCCACAGCGGCGCCACCTGCGCCAGCAGCGCTTTGCCCTCGTCGGTCAGCAGCACGTTGTGGGTGTTGCGCTGAAACAGCCGCAGCGCCAGCTTCTCTTCCAGCGCGCGGATATTTTTGCTGACCGCCGCCGGCGTGACGCCCAGCTGGCGGGCGGCGGCGGAGAAATTTTGCGCCTGCGCGGCGGCGAGGAAGGCCGGCAGCAGGCGGTGCACGTCAAAGGGCAGCGACATAGTGGTTGATACTTTCGGTTGAAATTGAAGTGACCTTGAACAGCCTACACCCGAAGCGGCAGAAATGGAAAAATGCCTCATCTTCTTTACGTTCAAGGAATCCTTTATGTCACGCATTTTAGTGTTAACCGCCCACCGCACCCCCGACGAGTCGCGCATCAACCAGGCGCTGATCGAGGCCGTGCGCCCGCTGCCTAACGTGACCGTGCACGAGCTTATCCGCGCTTACCCGGATTACCGCATCGACGTGGCGCGTGAACAGGAGCTGCTGGAAAGTCATGATGCGGTGGTGATGATGTTCCCGTTTTTCTGGTACAGCTCGCCGGCGATCCTGCGCGAATGGCAGGACGCGGTATTAACCTATGGTTTCGCCTACGGCAGCGAGGGCACTAAACTGCACGGCAAGCCGCTGCAGCTGGTGGTGAGCACCGGCGGCAACGCGCAGGCCTACACGCCGGCAGGCTACAACCGCTATCCGGTGCAGGATCTGCTGCTGCCGTTCCACGCGCTGGCTAACCTGACCGGCATGGATTATCTGCCGCCGCATCTGGTGCAGGGCGTGACCGACATGAGCGATGAGCAGTTGGCGCAAGCGGCCGCCGGGGTGGTGGCGCTGATGGAGACATTGTAGGGCGCAGCGCTCGCCGCGCCCTGCGGGGTTAGTCTTCGAGCAGCCACCACACCGCTTCGAACGGCCGCAGCGTCAGCGCCTGCGGCTGATCCGCCGAGTCGCTGTAGTTGCTCATCAGCGGGCGCCACTGGGCGGAGGCTTCCACGCCTTCCGCCGCCCAGGCCAGCGGTTCGCGGCTCAGGTTGGCCACCACCAGCAGGCGCTGGCCGTTCCAGCTGCGCTGATAGCACCACAGCGCCGGGTGATCCGGCGCCAGATCCTGATAGTCGCCGTGGGTCAGCAGCGGATACTGCTTGCGCAGGGTGATCAGTTGGCGGTAGGCGTAAAACACCGAGTCGAGATCGGCCAGCGCCGCGTCGGCGTTGATCTGCGGGTAGTTCTCGGCGCAGCCGATCCACGGCGTGCCGGTGGTGAAACCGGCGTGCGGCGCGGAGCTCCACTGCATCGGCGTGCGGCCGTTGTCGCGCGATTTGTCCGCCAGGATCGCCAGCAGTTCGGCGTCGCCGCGGCCCTGGGCGCTCAGTTCGGCGTACATGTTCAGGCTTTCCACGTCGCGATACTGCTCGATGGCGCGGAAGCCGGGGTTGGTCATGCCGATCTCTTCACCCTGATAGATATAAGGCGTGCCCTGCATGCCGTGCAGCACCATCGCCAGCATTTTGGCGGCCGGCACTCGCAGTGCGCCTTCATCGCCGAAGCGCGACACGATGCGCGGCTGATCGTGGTTGCACCAGAACAGCGCGTTCCAGGCGCGGTTATGCATCCCTTGCTGCCAGTGGCGGAAGATCTGCTTCAGTTCCACATAATCCGGCGCCGCCCGCGTCCATTTTTCGCCGCCGGCGTAGTCCACCTTCAGGTGGTGGAAGTTGAAGGTCATCGACAGTTCTTCGCCGCTCTGCGCCGCGTACTGCTGGCAATGCTCGAGCGTGGTGGAGGACATCTCGCCCACCGTCATCAGGCCGCGTGGCTGGAACACGTCGCGGCTCATTTCCTGCAGGAACTCGTGAATGCGCGGGCCGTCGGTGTAGAAGCGGCGGCCGTCACCCTGGCTGTCGGACGGGAAATCCTGCTGCTTGGACACCAGGTTGATCACGTCGAGGCGCAGGCCGTCGACGCCTTTGTCCGCCCAGAACTGACACACTTTCTTCAGCTCTTCGCGCACCGGCGGGTGTTCCCAGTTGAGATCCGCCTGCTCGACGGCGAACAGGTGCAGATAGTACTGGCCGCAGTCGGCGTGCCACTGCCAGGCGTTGCCGCCGAATTTGGAGCGCCAGTTGTTCGGCGGCGTATCCCCCTCGCCGTCGCGCCAGACGTAAAACTGGCGATACGGGCTGTGGCGATCCTGCGCGGCCTTGAACCACGGGTGCTCGGTCGAGGTGTGGTTGAACACCATGTCCATCACGATGCGGATGCCGCGCCGGTGGGCGGCGGCGACCAGCTGCTCGAAGTCCGCCATGGTGCCGTAAGCCGGATCGATGGCGCAGTAGTCCGCCACGTCATAGCCGTTGTCCACCTGGGGTGAGACGTAGACCGGCGTCAGCCAGATGGCGTCGACGCCCAGCTCCTGCAGATAGTCCAGCCGCCGGGTCACGCCGGCCAAATCGCCGTAGCCGTTGCCGGTGCTGTCTTGAAAACTCTTCGGATAAATTTGGTAGATGACGCCGTTCTGCCACCAGGGGGTTGGGTTGCTCATAGATCAATACCTTTGAATCGTGACAACGGGCCTGTACCCTTCATCTTTCAAACTGCAGCGTTGTTGGCTGCTGGCGCTGCACCCCAGTCACTTACTTGAGTAAGCTCCTGGGGATTTGCACCCTTGCCGCCTAGCTACAGCTCGAAAGCTATAGGGTATTTCCAGCCCCTACATTCATGTTGCGTATTTTGCGTCAATCAAACCGGCAGCTCGCCGCGGGCGGCCTTGCGTTTGTAGACCATGATGGTCAGCACCAGCGGGATGACGATCGCCACCAGAATCGCCAGCGAGTAAATCAGCCAGAACTGCGGCTTGATAGACAGGATGCCCGGCAGGCCACCGACGCCGATGCCGTTGGCCATTACGCCGTCCAGGCCGCAGATCAGGCCCGCGATCGCGGAGCCGATCATCGCGCACAGCATCGGGAAGCGGTATTTGAGGTTGATGCCGTACATCGCCGGTTCGGTCACGCCGAGGTAGGCGGAGATCGCCGCCGGCACCGAGATTTCACGCTCGTTGGCCTTGCGGCTGATGATGATGATGCCGAGCACCGCCGAGGCCTGCGCGATGTTGGACAGCGCAATCAGCGGCCACACCGGGGTGCCGCCCATGCTCTGGATCATCTGCATGTCGATGGCCAGCGTGGTCTGGTGCACGCCGGTGATCACCAGCGGCGCATACAGGAAGCCGAACAGCGCGGCGCCCACCGGGGCGAAGCTGCCGGTCATCACCGCTTTCACCGCCCAGGCAACCCCATCGCCGATCATGCGGCCGAACGGCCCGATCAGCGCGTGCGCCAGGAACACCGCCAGCAGCAGCGAAACCACCGGCACCACCACCAGATAGAGATAATCGGGGACGATCTTTTTCAGCCGGGTCTCGATCCAGCCCAGCGCCATGCCCGCCAGGATCGACGGGATCACCTGCGCCTGATAGCCGACTTTCTGGATCACGAACCAGCCGAAGTTCCACACTTCCGGCGTTTGCTGGCCGAGCAGGTAGGAGTTCATCAGCTGCGGCGACACCAGGGTGACGCCCAGCACGATGCCGAGCACCGGCGTGCCGCCCATCTTTTTCACCGTCGACCAGCAGATGGCCACCGGCAGGAACATGAAGATCGCTTCACCGAGCAGCCACAGGAAGTCGTAAACGGTTTTCCACGCCGGGTGCATCTGCGCCAGCGTTTGGCCGTCGGACATCGGGATGTCGCCGATCACGTTGCGGAAGCCGAGGATCAGACCGCCGCTGATCAGCGCCGGCAGCAGCGGGAAGAAGATCTCGGCGAAGTGGGAGATGGTGCGCTCGGTCCAGGTCATGTTCTGGCGCGCGGCGACCTTGGCCTGTTCTTTGTCGGCCTCGTTGACGCCGGTGCTGGCGATCAGCGCCTGATAGTAGTCGCCGACGTCGGTGCCGATCACCACCTGGAACTGCCCGGCGTTGGTGAAGCAACCTTTGACCATCGGCAGCTCTTCGATTTCTTTGGGGCTGGCCTTGCTGGGGTCATTGAGGACGAAACGCAGCCGGGTAATGCAATGGCTGACGGTGGCGATATTCTCGCGGCCGCCGACCAAAACAATCAGGCGGTCAATATCCTGCTGTTTTACTTTGCTCATTATGGGATACCTGCAGAGGTGTTGACTGAGTAATGATCAAAGCTTAGTCACTCGGCTTTTTTAATGGAATGGGAACGTTCCCGGTTTGGGGCGAGGATCACAAAATGACAAAAAATGGTCGCTTTTTAATCAGGAAAGTTTGCTGGGCACCACCAAGCGGCGGATCCCCTGTTCGCCGCTGAGCTGCGCCAGCAGCTGCTGCGCCGCCAGCAGGCCGGCGCTGCCGTAGCCGAACTCGACCGACAGGGTATCGGGGAACAGGAAGCTGAGCAGCGGGGTGTTGCCGATGGCGCATACCTGAATGGCGCGCGCCGGCTGCTGCTGCAGGTACTTTATCGCCCCCAGGGCGATGCTGTCGGAGGCGCAGATCAGTGCGCTGGTGTGTGTATCAATCACTTCGGCGGCGTGCTGGAAACCGCTCTGGTAGCTCAGCTCGCCCAACGTGGCGCGCGGCGTGAGCTTGAGGCGTTCACAGGCGTCGAGGTAGGCCTGATAGCGGCGCTGGCCGGTGGTGGCGTCGCTGAGCTGCACCCCCAGATAGCCGATATGCCGGTGCCCTTGCCGGTACAGGCGATCCATCAGCAGGTTCACCGCGCCGGCGTCGTCGTAGCAGACGGACGAGAAGCCGTCGTATTCACGCACCATCACCACCATTTTTTCCTGCCACGGTTTGAGCATCGCCGCAGTCAGGCCGGTGAAGCCGAACAGGATCACCCCGTCGACGTTACGCTGGCGCAGCACGTGCAGGTGCTCCTGCACCAGGCGGGTTTCGAACTGGCTCTCCATCACGATCGGGTCGAAGCCCTGCTGGTACAGCAGCGGCAGCATGGTGCGCACCGCCTGGTTTTCCGACGGCGAATCGAGACGGGAAACGATGATGCCCACCACCTTGTCGCTCTGGCCGCGCATGGCGCGCGCCGACTTGGAGGGGGTAAACCCTTGCTGACGGATCACCGCTTCCACCCGTTCGCGGGTTTGCGGGCTCACGCTGCCTTCATTGTTCAGCACGCGTGAGACGGTGGATTTGCCTACGCCGCTCAGGCGTGCGATGTCCTTGATGGTCAGCCGGTTTTGCATGGTTTACTTTTCGTTGAAGTGGACAGGCGTAACATAACGGCCTGTAAAACAATGCCCGTCAGCATAGCTCATTTTCCCACGCGGATCTTGAGGCAAAACGGGATTGTGACATTGCGATGAACGGCCGCTCCTGCCGCTCTGTTTTTCCCTTTACCGGAGGTTATTCCCCATATGGACCCCGACCCGACTGCTTTAGACACTCACTCGGTTCACC is part of the Serratia marcescens genome and encodes:
- the treR gene encoding trehalose operon repressor TreR, whose protein sequence is MQNRLTIKDIARLSGVGKSTVSRVLNNEGSVSPQTRERVEAVIRQQGFTPSKSARAMRGQSDKVVGIIVSRLDSPSENQAVRTMLPLLYQQGFDPIVMESQFETRLVQEHLHVLRQRNVDGVILFGFTGLTAAMLKPWQEKMVVMVREYDGFSSVCYDDAGAVNLLMDRLYRQGHRHIGYLGVQLSDATTGQRRYQAYLDACERLKLTPRATLGELSYQSGFQHAAEVIDTHTSALICASDSIALGAIKYLQQQPARAIQVCAIGNTPLLSFLFPDTLSVEFGYGSAGLLAAQQLLAQLSGEQGIRRLVVPSKLS
- the nrdD gene encoding anaerobic ribonucleoside-triphosphate reductase, translating into MKPVVIKRDGCQVPFDEARIAQAIERAALAVGVVDADYCATVARVVAQRMEQQPRVDIHEIQQAVENQLMAGEYKQLARAYIEYRHDRDVARELRGRLNQEIRGLVEQSNRALLNENANKDSKVIPTQRDLLAGIVAKHYAKQHILPRDVVLAHERGEIHYHDLDYSPFFPMFNCMLIDLKGMLTNGFKMGNAEIEPPKSISTATAVTAQIIAQVASHIYGGTTINRIDEILAPFVDESFRKHLQVAEEWQIPDAKGYAMARTEKECYDAFQSLEYEVNTLHTANGQTPFVTFGFGLGTSWESRLIQRSILKNRIAGLGKNRKTAVFPKLVFAIRDGLNHQYGDPNYDIKQLALECASKRMYPDILNYDQVVKVTGSFKTPMGCRSFLGTYEQDGELVHDGRNNIGVISLNLPRIALEAMGDESRFWALLDQRLQLAKKALMTRIARLEGIKARVAPILYMEGACGVRLKADDNIADIFKNGRASISLGYIGLHETINALFGGENHVYDDEALRAKAVAIVARLRAAVDAWKDETGYGFSLYSTPSENLCDRFCRLDTADFGVVPGVTDKGYYTNSFHLDVEKKVNPYDKLDFEAPYPPLASGGFICYGEYPNLQHNLKALEDVWDYSYSRVPYYGTNTPIDECYECGFTGEFSCTSKGFTCPKCGNHDSAKVSVTRRVCGYLGSPDARPFNAGKQEEVKRRVKHLGNGQLG
- a CDS encoding LysR family transcriptional regulator: MSLPFDVHRLLPAFLAAAQAQNFSAAARQLGVTPAAVSKNIRALEEKLALRLFQRNTHNVLLTDEGKALLAQVAPLWQALAATLESAGGERQAPAGVVRVTMIPGFGRQMLMPLIPQFLERYPQIDLDLSLDARVVNLVGEGFDVGIGSRVDPDSRLVARPLYPMHMVLAASPDYLARRGEPQTPHDLLRHDCLLHRNPSNGRHVKWQLRHQGETLALDLNGRLVVSRPEMLLDAALAGLGIVNLARWYLEKHFEQGTLRPVLAECWPRPVQLWLYYASADLPPRVRVWVDFLLEHFRDRPVSD
- a CDS encoding NAD(P)H-dependent oxidoreductase — its product is MSRILVLTAHRTPDESRINQALIEAVRPLPNVTVHELIRAYPDYRIDVAREQELLESHDAVVMMFPFFWYSSPAILREWQDAVLTYGFAYGSEGTKLHGKPLQLVVSTGGNAQAYTPAGYNRYPVQDLLLPFHALANLTGMDYLPPHLVQGVTDMSDEQLAQAAAGVVALMETL
- the treB gene encoding PTS trehalose transporter subunit IIBC, whose amino-acid sequence is MSKVKQQDIDRLIVLVGGRENIATVSHCITRLRFVLNDPSKASPKEIEELPMVKGCFTNAGQFQVVIGTDVGDYYQALIASTGVNEADKEQAKVAARQNMTWTERTISHFAEIFFPLLPALISGGLILGFRNVIGDIPMSDGQTLAQMHPAWKTVYDFLWLLGEAIFMFLPVAICWSTVKKMGGTPVLGIVLGVTLVSPQLMNSYLLGQQTPEVWNFGWFVIQKVGYQAQVIPSILAGMALGWIETRLKKIVPDYLYLVVVPVVSLLLAVFLAHALIGPFGRMIGDGVAWAVKAVMTGSFAPVGAALFGFLYAPLVITGVHQTTLAIDMQMIQSMGGTPVWPLIALSNIAQASAVLGIIIISRKANEREISVPAAISAYLGVTEPAMYGINLKYRFPMLCAMIGSAIAGLICGLDGVMANGIGVGGLPGILSIKPQFWLIYSLAILVAIVIPLVLTIMVYKRKAARGELPV
- the treC gene encoding alpha,alpha-phosphotrehalase, with product MSNPTPWWQNGVIYQIYPKSFQDSTGNGYGDLAGVTRRLDYLQELGVDAIWLTPVYVSPQVDNGYDVADYCAIDPAYGTMADFEQLVAAAHRRGIRIVMDMVFNHTSTEHPWFKAAQDRHSPYRQFYVWRDGEGDTPPNNWRSKFGGNAWQWHADCGQYYLHLFAVEQADLNWEHPPVREELKKVCQFWADKGVDGLRLDVINLVSKQQDFPSDSQGDGRRFYTDGPRIHEFLQEMSRDVFQPRGLMTVGEMSSTTLEHCQQYAAQSGEELSMTFNFHHLKVDYAGGEKWTRAAPDYVELKQIFRHWQQGMHNRAWNALFWCNHDQPRIVSRFGDEGALRVPAAKMLAMVLHGMQGTPYIYQGEEIGMTNPGFRAIEQYRDVESLNMYAELSAQGRGDAELLAILADKSRDNGRTPMQWSSAPHAGFTTGTPWIGCAENYPQINADAALADLDSVFYAYRQLITLRKQYPLLTHGDYQDLAPDHPALWCYQRSWNGQRLLVVANLSREPLAWAAEGVEASAQWRPLMSNYSDSADQPQALTLRPFEAVWWLLED